A section of the Bifidobacterium sp. ESL0728 genome encodes:
- the tuf gene encoding elongation factor Tu has product MAEKEKYERTKPHVNIGTIGHVDHGKTTLTAAISKVLHEEYPDLNPEYDFDQIDAAPEEKQRGITINIAHIEYQTAKRHYAHVDCPGHADFVKNMITGAAQMDGAILVVAATDGPMAQTREHVLLARQVGVPKILVALNKCDMVDDEELIELVEEEVRDLLEENGFDRDCPVIRTSAYGALHDDAPDHDKWVQTIKELMDAVDDYIPTPVHDLDKPFLMPIEDVFTISGRGTVVTGRVERGRIPVNSPAEVVGLRPTQTTTVTSIETFHKQMDEAEAGDNTGLLLRGLNRDDVERGQVVAKPGTVTPHHKFEGEVYVLTKDEGGRHSPFFSNYRPQFYFRTTDVTGVITLPEGVEMVQPGDHATFSVELIQPVAMEEGLTFAVREGGHTVGSGRVTKVIE; this is encoded by the coding sequence ATGGCAGAAAAGGAAAAGTACGAGCGGACCAAGCCGCACGTTAACATTGGCACCATTGGCCACGTTGATCACGGTAAGACGACCCTGACCGCGGCCATCTCGAAGGTGCTGCACGAAGAGTACCCCGACCTCAACCCGGAGTATGACTTCGATCAGATCGACGCCGCTCCTGAAGAGAAGCAGCGTGGTATCACCATCAACATCGCCCACATCGAGTATCAGACGGCCAAGCGCCACTATGCTCACGTGGATTGCCCCGGCCACGCCGATTTCGTGAAGAACATGATCACCGGCGCCGCTCAGATGGATGGCGCGATCCTCGTCGTCGCCGCCACTGATGGCCCGATGGCTCAGACCCGCGAGCACGTTCTGCTCGCCCGCCAGGTAGGCGTGCCGAAGATTCTCGTCGCGCTCAACAAGTGCGATATGGTCGATGACGAAGAGCTCATCGAGCTCGTCGAAGAAGAGGTCCGCGACCTCCTCGAAGAAAACGGCTTCGATCGTGACTGCCCGGTCATCCGCACCTCCGCCTACGGCGCTCTGCACGATGACGCTCCGGATCACGACAAGTGGGTCCAGACCATCAAGGAACTCATGGATGCCGTCGACGATTACATCCCGACCCCTGTCCACGACCTTGACAAGCCGTTCCTGATGCCTATCGAAGATGTCTTCACCATCTCCGGCCGTGGCACCGTGGTTACCGGTCGTGTCGAGCGTGGCCGTATCCCGGTCAACTCTCCGGCAGAGGTAGTTGGCCTTCGTCCGACCCAGACCACCACCGTCACCTCGATTGAGACCTTCCACAAGCAGATGGACGAGGCCGAGGCTGGCGACAACACCGGTCTGTTGCTTCGTGGCCTTAACCGCGACGACGTTGAGCGTGGCCAGGTTGTGGCCAAGCCCGGCACCGTGACCCCGCACCACAAGTTCGAGGGCGAAGTCTACGTCTTGACGAAGGATGAGGGCGGCCGTCATTCGCCGTTCTTCTCCAACTACCGTCCGCAGTTCTACTTCCGCACCACCGACGTCACTGGCGTCATCACTCTGCCGGAAGGCGTCGAGATGGTTCAGCCTGGCGATCACGCCACCTTCTCCGTCGAGCTGATTCAGCCCGTCGCCATGGAGGAAGGCCTGACTTTCGCAGTTCGTGAAGGCGGCCACACCGTCGGCTCAGGCCGTGTCACCAAGGTGATCGAGTAG